The sequence AAAGTTTGAAAGTGTAGTGTACTGACCCCAAAAAGTTGGACAAAATTAATTTAACTTACTAACAAGGATTGACTTCTGTAAGAAGCAGGAGTTAATCCTTTTAGTTTCTCTTTTATTCTTCTATTATTGTAATAATATATATAA comes from Fusobacterium simiae and encodes:
- a CDS encoding IS3 family transposase, translating into YIYYYNNRRIKEKLKGLTPASYRSQSLLVS